The Nitrospinota bacterium genomic sequence AGACGAATATAGAAACGGCTGGTCAGTTGGTAGATGTACAACATCTCCAATCCGTGCATGCTCCACTTTTCACTGCTGTTGGCGAAGTATTCATCCTGCCCGTCGGGTGTCGGGGTTTCCCGGATATAGTTGTCGAAGCTGTTTGAGAACAATGTTGCGGCCAGGTTCGAGTTCTCCATTTGAAGATCGTATCCAATCTCGACTGTATGCATTGTTTCCGGGTTTGGAACGGACGGTACAAAATCGGTCCCCTCCAACACTTTTAAATATTCGCGGTAATTCGGCGTGCGTATCGCGGTGCCGTACATCAGCTTCAGCGTATTATTTTGAGCCGGTGTATAAACGAGCGCGCCCCGGTAGTTTGAATGGTCTCCAAATGCCTCGTATCTGTCGTATCGCCCCCCGAGAGTAAGTGTGAGATTCTCCATTACCGGGTGGATGTACTGTCCAAAGAGAGCGTAATCGTTTGTGTTAATACCTGGTTTGGATAAAAGCTCGGAGTGTTGCGGCTCGTCGAGAAAACCTTTTTTGAAATTCCAGTACCTGGTGTTTTCCATCTTTACCGCTTTGTCGTTGTTCCAGGATGTGCCTATGGTGATAGTATCTTCGTCGAATATCCTTCTGAACCAGGTGATATTCGCCCCTGTCATTTCCCCGTTCTGGTTTTCCTGCATCGCTATCTGGCGGGTGACGTTCTCTATCTCATACTCCCTGACGTTATCCTTTGTAAAAAAGAGCTTTGCCTCGATTCTGCCATCGCTAATAGTGCCATGCTCAAAAAGAGCTGATACCGTAAGAGGCTCTTCCACGATATGGGCATCCTGTGTATCGGGGATAAAAAGATAGGGAGTTTTATTGTTCTGGTAGTCTGCCGATAGGGTTATCCCTTTCGCGGGCTTCACCTTCACGGCGAAATTGGAAAAAGATTCAAACAGAGGCTGTTGTACATCTCCGCCGATAAAACTTTTCCTGTCATCGCTGTATGGCGCGCTCTGCTCAAGGTAGCTCCCGAAAAACTGCACCCTCTCGCTTGCGTAGGA encodes the following:
- a CDS encoding TonB-dependent receptor, which gives rise to MKRKLFAKGEIVLIRSGLLNAKMLNIILLTAFLSAPTYLIAPAYGEDIVSASSHTDADYFEMSLKDLMDIEVFTAASLIPTEYVKAPGTIYSFSKRDFTRLGVRRLDELLQFVPGIQTNQYRKRHKTIWGRGIIDRYNDKMILIVDGVQVRHLYYGHFDAGEQVALEKVEKVEIILGPASSIYGANAFGGIISITSNGFASEPKLDITLEAGDNDRGKTTLSYASERVQFFGSYLEQSAPYSDDRKSFIGGDVQQPLFESFSNFAVKVKPAKGITLSADYQNNKTPYLFIPDTQDAHIVEEPLTVSALFEHGTISDGRIEAKLFFTKDNVREYEIENVTRQIAMQENQNGEMTGANITWFRRIFDEDTITIGTSWNNDKAVKMENTRYWNFKKGFLDEPQHSELLSKPGINTNDYALFGQYIHPVMENLTLTLGGRYDRYEAFGDHSNYRGALVYTPAQNNTLKLMYGTAIRTPNYREYLKVLEGTDFVPSVPNPETMHTVEIGYDLQMENSNLAATLFSNSFDNYIRETPTPDGQDEYFANSSEKWSMHGLEMLYIYQLTSRFYIRLGGAYLQAERSEQGKLPYLAEQTSSFAINYAYLDNHNIGLTAQYNSARADTNSIAEDDPDAFTIVSLNLFGKVSKYFSYSAGIDNLADERVYDPAGDFGSKYNNEESRREIWARISSRFDL